The region TATAACGGCATCAAATAAGTTCAAAGATTCAAGATAATCAGTTATATGCTCGCCTTCTTGAACAAAACAATCCCAGGTGCCGTCTTCGCGGGCAATAAACCCGTCGAGTGTGGTAACAACATAATATTTTAGTTTTCGCATATTTAACCTTTGGTAAACGGAAACTGAGAAGGTATTTCTGACTAAAAACCTATGCAAGGGAGTGCGATCGCATTTAGCGGTGGTAAATATCTTTGAACTGGAGCATCAACAGAATATACTGAGACGGTGTGTCCCATGTTAAAACCCCGGCACTCGTATCCTGAATGCCGGGGAAGTTTTGGAACGCCGATCCTGTCTTTTGATTTCCAATTTCCGCAGAATCAATCTGATGCTGTGAGGTTTTTCCACTAAACTACCTCTGCATATTTGGAGCAGAGGACGGGATTTGAACCCGCGTCTCACTAGCCTTGTTCTACGAAGAGCGATACAGGGAGCGAGTTTTCAAAAATGAACTTGGAGCAATAACCTGAGCTTTATTCTGAATTTGACGCACCAGGGTGGCTTTACCAATTTGCCTACCCCCAGATGGACTGGGGGACAGGAGTCGAACCTGCAAATACCCTGAATTGCTAAAAATGAACTTGTACTCCAAATCCATTATAGTCTAATCTGCAAATAGGTAGCTAAAAATTGCCCTAGCAACTTGCTTTTGCTGCACTTCCCTACCATTCGCTTCTTCTCTAGCTTGAATCACTGCTTTTTGCAGTATATCCACTCTACGAAGCAATAAATTCACGCGGTCTTGAGGCAGCGCTCCTGAGAACTCAATCAAACTCCAGGTTCCTTCCACAACGTCTTTAGAAACTTCTTTGATTTGAGCGGGATGATGTTCTGTTGCTTCATAGGCAACCACAAAATCCGTGATTTTCTTAGTTTTCACAGTTTCTTTAGGACTGGTAACATAGCATCCTCGATTGGGGTCATGCTGCCAGTCTTTGTCGATGGAAAGTACGGGTAATGAAGTAATGAACGTCTTGACATCCTGAAGCTGCTTTTCAAGAAATAATAAATAGGAGACAGGGACATCAGCAATAATAGTTTGCCCATCCACAACAACTGATGCCTTAGCCTCAGTATTAGCGTAGTCCTGAGTAGCTGCCAGGTCTAAATATTCAGAGCAAGCTTGCACAAACTTATCAATCAATTCGTTGGCCTTCAGCGTCAATTTCTGTGACTCAGCAGGATAAACAAATCCATCTTCTTCTCTGGGCTGATAAGTTCTACTTAACCCTTGAAACAGTCCACTTTTCTGAGAGAGTTGATAGATTTCGGTTTTGCCTTTAGTGGCATTTGCTTTAACAGACTGTAATACAGCAATCAACTGATTTAGCTTCATATCATCTCCAATACTGGTCATTTGCCCTCTTTTAGAGGACTGAAGCTATTAGCCCGGAACTAAAGTTCCGGGCTAAGTGAGCTTTCTGCACCTGTTTGTCTGGAGAAAATCTACTTCAAGATTTTAGAGACAACGCCAGCGCCGATCGTGCGACCGCCTTCACGAATAGCAAAGCGCATTCCTTGCTCGATCGCAATGGGGTCGAGTAACTCAACAGTCATCTTAACGCGATCGCCTGGTACTGCCATCTCAGCTACACTGCCATCATCTGTTGTGAAGGATTTAATCGTTCCTGTCACATCAGTTGTTCGCACAAAAAACTGAGGACGATAACCAGGCAAGAATGGAGTTTTGCGACCGCCTTCCTTTGCCGTCAGCACGTACATCTCAGACTCAAACTCAGTATGAGGTGTAATTGAACCCGGTTTGGCAACGACCATTCCTCGTTCAACTTCATGCTTCTGGATACCCCGCAGCAACAAACCGACATTTTCTCCAGCAATTCCTTCATTCAGAACTTGCCTGAACATTTCTATGCCGATAACTGTTGCACGCAGGGTGTTGTTCAGACCGACCAGTTCAACTTCATCGCCGACTTCGATCGTGCCTCGATCGATCTTACCCGTAACAACCGTTCCCCGACCTTTGATCGAGAATACATCTTCGATCGGCATCAGGAAAGGTCGATCGATTTCCCGCTTCGGCGTAGGAATGTAAGAGTCTACCGCATCCATAAGTGCATAAATGCGATCGACCCACTCATCCTCACCCCGCTGAGTTTTAGGATTAGCAGTCATCTTCTCCAACGCTTTGAGTGCCGAACCTGCCACGATGGGAATCTCATTCCCAGGAAAGTGGTAAGCACTTAAAAGGTCGCGAATTTCCAATTCTACTAATGCCAAAAGTTCATCGTCCTCTACCATGTCTTTCTTATTCATAAAAACGACAAGGTAAGGAACTCCAACCTGACGTGCCAGTAAGATGTGTTCCTGAGTTTGTGGCATCACACCATCTGCTGCTGAAACTAACAGAATGGCACCATCCATTTGAGCAGCACCCGTAATCATGTTTTTCACATAGTCGGCATGACCGGGACAATCAATGTGAGCATAATGTCGAGTATCAGTTTCATACTCAACATGAGCGGTATTGATTGTAATACCCCGTTCCTGTTCTTCCGGTGCAGCATCAATTTGTTCGTAGCCTAGCGGTTTAGCTTTTCCCAACGCTGCCAGCGTTTTAGTAATTGCTGCTGTCAAGGTAGTCTTGCCATGATCGACATGACCGATCGTACCGATATTAATGTGTGGTTTTGTCCGCTCAAATTTGGTGCGTGCCATGCACTTTAGATCCTCCTTTTGTTGTTGTTATGGAATGAGCGATCGCGCTCTCAATTCAATGAACTGAGAACTGCTATAAATGGAAGGTAGAGTAATCCTAAAAGAATGTCTTCCCGCAGGATACCTCTACAGCAAAAAGCTGCATCTTCCAAAACCCCTTGCTCAAGAGTCGAACTTGACAATACCGTTTTTAGGAAAAACAGTTCTGCATCCGGCAGGCAAGGGAAAAAAGTAATTTCAAATTTCAGATTAGCAGAAGCAATAGCTACAAGCCTCACTGAAATTGTTAATTATTCAGCGAATTGCTATATGTTATGCCCTAACAACAGCGTACCGCAGCACTTCTAAGACCTCAATGGGATCGCAACCGTACAAACCTGCTCCCCAGGCTGCATTCTGCTCAACAACTGCCCATCCTCTTCCTTTAATCACACCCACGTCTATTACTGTTGCCTCAAGAATCTCTACCTGTTCATCTGATAGTAGAATTTCGATGAACTCCCGAACCTCACACTCTTCCTCTTCTGTATGTGCAAAATCATTTTGTCGCTGTAACTCTCCATCGCGCAGATAAATTGAGAATGTTTTGAGAGAGCGATTCAAAATAAAGCAACGAAACTCCTTTTCCCACTCCACAATTTCCGCAATTAGCACTGGAATTTCATCGGGATAATCGCTGGGAAGTTCCTCGCTTTGATAAACACGGGCAGGGAAACTTTTGTCGTTTGGCGGTTTGATAAAAGCTGCTTTTTCCATGCACCGCGCTTCACCCAACGTACTCAGATAAACCCAACGCTTTCGGTATTCTTCCGGTAAATTGGGTAACCAATCATTTGGTGGGTCAATTAA is a window of Aerosakkonema funiforme FACHB-1375 DNA encoding:
- a CDS encoding DUF7873 family protein translates to MTSIGDDMKLNQLIAVLQSVKANATKGKTEIYQLSQKSGLFQGLSRTYQPREEDGFVYPAESQKLTLKANELIDKFVQACSEYLDLAATQDYANTEAKASVVVDGQTIIADVPVSYLLFLEKQLQDVKTFITSLPVLSIDKDWQHDPNRGCYVTSPKETVKTKKITDFVVAYEATEHHPAQIKEVSKDVVEGTWSLIEFSGALPQDRVNLLLRRVDILQKAVIQAREEANGREVQQKQVARAIFSYLFAD
- the tuf gene encoding elongation factor Tu; the protein is MARTKFERTKPHINIGTIGHVDHGKTTLTAAITKTLAALGKAKPLGYEQIDAAPEEQERGITINTAHVEYETDTRHYAHIDCPGHADYVKNMITGAAQMDGAILLVSAADGVMPQTQEHILLARQVGVPYLVVFMNKKDMVEDDELLALVELEIRDLLSAYHFPGNEIPIVAGSALKALEKMTANPKTQRGEDEWVDRIYALMDAVDSYIPTPKREIDRPFLMPIEDVFSIKGRGTVVTGKIDRGTIEVGDEVELVGLNNTLRATVIGIEMFRQVLNEGIAGENVGLLLRGIQKHEVERGMVVAKPGSITPHTEFESEMYVLTAKEGGRKTPFLPGYRPQFFVRTTDVTGTIKSFTTDDGSVAEMAVPGDRVKMTVELLDPIAIEQGMRFAIREGGRTIGAGVVSKILK
- a CDS encoding ATP-grasp domain-containing protein, translating into MPTLILTPRYTEDSQALWRAANRLGWRVQRLINWRLPDELKLVCEPVLYVEALMTEMIAEQLGLRLIDPPNDWLPNLPEEYRKRWVYLSTLGEARCMEKAAFIKPPNDKSFPARVYQSEELPSDYPDEIPVLIAEIVEWEKEFRCFILNRSLKTFSIYLRDGELQRQNDFAHTEEEECEVREFIEILLSDEQVEILEATVIDVGVIKGRGWAVVEQNAAWGAGLYGCDPIEVLEVLRYAVVRA